The DNA sequence GAACGAATCGGAATTTTTTGTTAAAGGGAAAGTTACGTACGCTTAGCTGTTGTGAAATTAGGTTATGATGTAGTTTTTGtcgataaaattttagaaagtttGGGAACTTTTGTTTTAGATTCAATCCTGGCTCAAAATGGTATCTACAAGTTATAGTGTCTATAAGCATGTGATCACTCTGTTTATGTGCCCTAGGCCTCGACTATAACTCTTATCAAATTGGTAAAACTCAAGCCACCTTACCAATTGGACGCTTCTTGCGGAATCAACCTAAGGAAAAGTTTTAGAATGGATTaacttgatgatcaagatcaagagtaaagaaaactgaATGGATTaacttgatgatcaagatcaagagtaaagaaaactgaATGGATTaacttgatgatcaagatctagagtaaagaaaactgaggtttgatcaatagtatttgaatgactctagcatgcaagttctaaacacaagaatttgcctTAAGGTCTCAACAAATCTAAAATAGAAACtctattcttttcaattccaaaAATGTGATGTCTAccctaaaagaaaagaagaaaagaaggttttaTAGCCTTTGACAACTTAACCTAGTGACACATAACCTCCCTGTTAAAATGGCTAGTTGATGAGAAATATCCATAACCTCCGTACtaaaatggctagttaacGAGGAATATGGTAACCTATGTGAATTACAATATAATCTTAACTCCTATATTAAAAACTAGAAATTAGCTTAAATGACaaacaaacatttaaattttaattaaatgatgcAATAAATGGAATATGCTTATTAACCTTCCTTGGACTAGTTCCATAAATTTAACTCTGAGTTCATTAAGTGTCAATTAAATTGCATTTAATGTATCTCTATCTTGAACTTTAACACTTTGCACAACATGTAAGGAAGGTCTCCAACCTTttttagaatttcttttgACGAGCTCACCGTAGCTTGATTATATGTGACTAAAACTTGTTGTAACTTCTTGACTCTCCTCCTTGTAATTGGTCGTTGGTCGATAACCCTGAAATATCAAACATCGACTACAAACGGTAGACGgatgatatttttctttgaaatggaAGAGGGAGTGCAAGATAACTAAGAGGGGAAGATATAAGAAAaatcacacttttataagttTATTGTCATCTAGAATATTACACTCTGCTGTACACACAGTTGTTCTTCCTCGAGAAAtgcaaatgaaagaaaaataaattgcaGACCACCTAATTGCTCTcctgaaaaaaattgaatgaaaaaataaaactgaAAACTAAACATATgttcaaaaatagaaaaaaaatgcaagcTCACAACATAgcttttaacataaaaatgaacACCAAATGCTTAATAAAgagcagaaaaaaaaaattaaagatgttTGCAATCGACTGCAGgcgaaaaaaacaaaactcgaGTTTCGTCCATCAATCATGAACACAAGTCTCTGGGCAACAGAAGCAGCTAAAAATGCACTGAAGCTGTCCCTTCCACTCCTTACCAGTTGAGTTCAATCAGTTCAGGAGGCTCCTTAGATCTAATCTAACAACATATGGATTTGAAAGCCAAGCTTCTTCCACTGGTAATATATAACTGCAGGAAACTGAGTGAAATGATCAAAGGAAACCATATAAGAACAGTTAGAATAGTTGAAGGGCCATTTTATGCTTATTCTGTTTCCATTTTGGCAACTTATAAAAGGCGTCTTTAGTCATTCCAAACTTCTCCCTGAATTCTTCTGATGAAAGGTATGTCTGcagagtttcaaaattaaacatcTCAGAAAAAATCATGTCAAGAATCTATAGATTCAACTTGAAACATGACTGTTTTAGTGTTACCTCTCGTTTTGTCACATCAATGTCTGAAATAGGGTCGGCTGACGTAGTTTTTAGACGCTCGTATGGATATATTGTGAGGCCTTCCTCATCTTCGGCCTCGCCTTCTTTCACATCTTCTTGTATGGTGAGAGTTTCGATTCTGACTGGGACTGAGttgttctccttctccttATCCTTCTCCTTATCATTATTACTAGTCTCTGGTTTAGGCTTGGTAGGCTCTGGAGTCACTTCACCACAATACAAGGTTATTTGtcagttacaaatggcatgAAAATAATCTCCACACAGTTATAAGTTGAAGCCTACCTTTTATAGAACGCGGTATGATAGCTTCTCGAGCAGGTGGTGGTCTTTCAAAACTAGCACTAAGGGCTGCCAATGTTGAAGATTTCGCAACAGACAATTTTGCTGAATCCGAGCTTATTAACTTCGGGAAGATCTTTCGATTCATTGGGGGTGGCGTAGAAAGGTTCCTTGCATTAGGGTTCTCAAAATTAGCAGCCAATGCATTGAAAGCAGGAGACCTCCCCCTTACACGGACCCTTTCAGGACTAAAAGACATGCTCCTAGATCGCTGTGATTTGTCTGGCACTGCAGACCTCCCACCGTATGCTACTGGTCTTCTCTTTGGTTTCTGAGTAATAGAGGAGTCACTTCTTAATGGATGCAATAAAGACCAGGAAACTAGGAAAAGAATGTGGAGCAGGACAGTCGATAATCAAGGGAAGACATGAAGCGTATATGGTATTGGATTATGAGTCTTTTAAAAGAAGTGATACGATAATCGAAAGGAACGAACTGCAGATTGATAGAAAAAACCTTACATCTACAGTAGGAGTGCCCCCACTTTTGACTATCGTAAGTTTCCTTTGAAACGAGTTTCCATGCATCTGTTCATGATTGAAAATGTCAATATCTTGCTAACATTTTTAGATACTACTAGAATAATTGTTGAATTCTTACTGAAGATTTTGCAGAGTCCCATGTGAAGAAGCGTGTGAAGAATGGAGGTTCACTTCCTTCCGTGATAATATACACCGGAGCTTTAGAAGATAGATTTTCCAACAGAAAATCATGTTCAAGAAATTTCTGTTGCGATACAAAGAAAGTTAATCAATAGTGAAAATACCACGTTTGCTTGAAAAGTTGACCAAAAACTTTCAAAGACAAAATTATCAATGAACAAACTGTGAACTTTTAGTATCAGACTCCCAAGATATGGAAAGGACATgatattgatgatattaaTCCCCCAAGATAAGAAAGGACATGatattagaaaagaaagagaccgACACGATGAGGAGAGATCAATGAAAAGTAACATGTGATGTTGGCTGCCCTGAGCTTACAAGATTAACATAACTATGGAGGGAATACATTATTCGTACCTCACCAATAGTTAAAGCTTGTAGTCTACTCCTAGAGTCGACTTGTTGGCCAACCCATACAAATATCTCTGAGTGATTATCCAGAATGTACATGTCTTCAGTCATCAGATCATCTTGATCAAAGTTATGTACCTCCACCACCTGCAAAACTTCACATTAACCAACCTTCTTGGGAAAGACATAAGGTTATTTACTGTCACTAGCTTGTCAATGTTGAGTATTTATAGATACCAAGGAGAAATGATTGTTCTAGTGATAAGGGTTTGAGTATCTCCTCATCCTTGCTTGGGATATTTGGAGATACGCCAAGGTTTGGGTTCAAGCTCTAAGTTGAAAATTTAACAACTTTAATAGCTTTAAACTCTTCTTGTCTTGAGGAACTGACTTGGGTTAGATAGGGACTAGGGGCATAAGGGCTTAGGCTCCCACTACTTACCCCAGCTATTAAAACAAAGAATCAAACTAAAGTGAAAATAGGACATCATAGGAATACATCTATTTCCCAATAAAACTCAGTAAATACGAAATGAAAAACACATATATCTATGGACTGGAACGAGAAAAGGATGTACCTTCAAATTCCCTGCACGTCGGCATAATCATCACAAGATCAAAGGAAAAGGggtcaaatttaaaagtttagcaGAATTGAAAGGCACAAGATAAAGCTTACAGCTTTCACCAGCAGGAAGAATAATACAGACCTCTAGAGAAGGTACAAGAAAATAGGTGAGGGTCGCTCTCAGCGTCTCGTGCAATTTTTTGGCTAGGATATTCAGATTTGCCTCCCAGCAAATTCCAAAATTGTTCAGATTCTGTGCCTTCTTTTTGAGGTCTAGACTGTACATTGGGCTGCTGACGATAGGAAAACATGTAAGAAATCAACaagaaaatgttataaaaCAGTATGCAAGATGCTAACCATTTGGTTAAAGATGCAGTAAAAGAGAATTCTAGCCGGTCTTTGTTAAACAAAACTTGAACTCGCTCGACTTCTTTGCCAAAATAAGATTTGGTATAGCTCACCAAAGAATTGCTTGTGGATGTGAAATGAGATGcaataaatttatgtaatCAGGTTTATTTCCTACAGAACACATTATCAAGAAGCTTCTACAACAAACTCGGTTTCCAAGGACAGAAAGTACACAACCTTTATCAAATCCAGCAACCGCTCAACAAGTTCTTGATTATCTGAGCTTGTAAGGCTTCCAGTCCATGTAAAGACAGTGGAGCTGCTATTCAATATGTAGCAGTAGGAGGAATTCAAAGACGATGCAACCTGACAAAGGAGAATATATAAGCTTTGAGGTAAAAAGAATAGCTTTCGGGTTACGTGTAGTACTGATTTaacatgaaattgaaacaaaaggTCTAATATTTGAATCCTTTCAATGTCATTTCCTCTCTAAGTGATGCTAATAGATCAGACACTTAGTGTCTCAAATCAAATTAGCATCTACTTTGTGAGTAAACTTACTGTCTCAATATCATTTAACTAAAGACATCCTTATCATAAGCGTGCATGACTAAAGAACTAGCGGAACGTCATGGTACAAAAAGGTTAAACCACTTTAGGAAAAGTACTGACCGGGTCTACTTGTATTGCTTGCATATTTTCAGGTCCAGAGCCCTGAACTCTAAATAATGCAATCCCATCCTCTTGGTAAGTTTCATCTTGAATTTCCTTCTCCGCAACATAATTCTTGTATCCCTTACTTAGGCCTCCCTGAAGTGTAATTCATCATATTATCTTTCAGACAAGGAAAATAAGATTTCTCCTGCAACTTTCTTTAAATGCAACTTGAATCTAACAGACCTTGAAGACAACAAAGCCTTGgaaaattgaatgaaattgtATCGGTTCACTCCCTTCGTAAATGCGTGCCTAGGATACAATGTAATGAATCAGAAACAAGAAGATATTAAAGACATAAATGTACATCAAGTAACAATCCAAGTGATGAATCTACCTGGACTGGAAGAAACTTTAATGACTCAACCATCTTGTTTACCAGTGATAATGCTGAAGCTCTTTCTTCCTGAGGGAGAtgcacaaaaaagaaatcagaCAATAAGGGAGAGAACATACATTGGATAATTGAAATCTAAGATGCTGTATAATGAAATAATACAACTGATAGCATGGATTTATCCCAACATAACAAATTACAGTCTTCCCAGTTCATAGTTACCGAAAAATATCTTAACATACGACTAATTTATGACGTTAACTTCTCCCATAGCCATCATGTTAGTGTAGGAATTGAATGCTTAACTGGACAGTAAGCTAGTTAAATTTTGCTGTGATAAGCTTGTGATTTCTTCATTAGAAGCCTTGGGATCATTATTACCTCAACGCTTTGCTTCCCAAACCATGTTCCTATAAGATATTCGTCTCTATCGTCTCCAGGGTACGAGTATTGAAAGATATAGCAATCTCCACTGTAAAATTTGGACTGGTCGGAGGCAGGAATGAGAATCTTTTCATTGCCACTAACTCGCCAAACCTGTGTCATGGAGGAACAGGAATTGTTGACCATAGAAGAAAAACAGTTAGctatatttacaaattaacTCATAAAAAAGAAGTTCCAGAACGCGTAAAAAGTAGATTATGATCTTGGATTGATTAGCCACTGCTAATTCATATACTTGACAGATATCAGAGATTCCATTATACTTCTCATAGCTAAATAGATGCCTGGATGAACTCTTAGTCATCCTCTATGCGTAAACGCCCTTCAATGATATTTGTGTCACTTATTCTTCAACAggaagtaaataaattatcaagATAGATTCACATCAGGTCCTTTTTTTGTTCAGATATACTTGAAACTTTCTACTTCTGTTCCTACAATCAATTGTGAGAGCTTCAGAAGCCACACCTGCAAGTTCCCAGTGCAATCAATGTATGGCTGGGGTTCTTCTTTTACGGGATCAGCTTTTAGAAGACCCTTGACATTAACTCCTTGGCGCTTCAGAAGAGCTAAATTAGACACCAAGAACCAAAACACAAGAAATGAATTTCTGGTGGCAATATAGATTAAACTGATACATCGACAACACCGATACTTCCTAACCTGCAACCTTTCCTCGACCGTCCTCTGACACCACTACATTAGTAACTTGAGGCCACGAGTCAAATTTAGATCGGAATGTCGCTGTCTCAAAACCTTCAATCACGCAAGTGATTTGTGATCTTGGTCTATCAGGCCCATGCACCAGTTTCTGTTTACTTAACAACACAAGTTAATAACAAATTCTATAATGCCATGTTACACAGGTAAAATGGATTCAAAAGTACAGGGTGAGCTGACCTCGGCAGCTGCAGTTGCTTTTTTCCGGTCGTCAAGAGAGGTATTTCTTCCCATCCATACAAATACTTCATATCCACCATCTAGAATATAGCATTTGTGTGTTTCTAGCAGGTCTCTTGTCAAAGATCCAGCATCAACAGGTTCCAGTTGCCCCTTCTCAATTCTTTAAAAGCAAACATATAGCTTTCAGAACTACAGTACTGAGTTTAGAGGTACATAATAAATGGTTACCAACTTTCAATCTCACAGGAAAGTAGAATGTATTTAGTTTTAGGATTTATTGATGGTCATTGGTTATGACTCTAGCATGGCTGACAATTCTGTTCAAAACTATTGTAACTTGCTGAAGAGATGTGTGTGCGCATTGATATTCAATTACATAATAACATTGGTAGGATTTTctaaaaaggagaaaatatattaCCCAAATAGCTTTGTTGAATGAGAATCAAGAGGCTTATCCTCATCACTAGATGTTTTCCTTGGAAGTGGAGCAAAGCCACCAAAAAAGCCCCAAAATTCTCCAGTTTCAGAATCAGCCATCAACTTTCCATCCTCTACAAAAAGTTAATTCACAAACTGATATTCCTCAATGATCACCTTTCACATC is a window from the Cucurbita pepo subsp. pepo cultivar mu-cu-16 chromosome LG07, ASM280686v2, whole genome shotgun sequence genome containing:
- the LOC111798151 gene encoding villin-4 isoform X3; protein product: MAVSMRDLDPAFQGAGQKAGLEIWRIENFNPVPVPKSSYGKFFTGDSYIVLKTTSLKSGALRHDIHYWLGRDTTQDESGTAAIKTIELDAALGGRAVQYREVQGQETEKFLSCFKPCIIPQEGGFSSGFKHAEAEEHKTRLFVCKGKRVVHVKEVPFSRSSLNHDDIFVLDTKSKIFQFNGSNSSIQERAKALEVVQYVKDTYHNGKCEIAAIEDGKLMADSETGEFWGFFGGFAPLPRKTSSDEDKPLDSHSTKLFGIEKGQLEPVDAGSLTRDLLETHKCYILDGGYEVFVWMGRNTSLDDRKKATAAAEKLVHGPDRPRSQITCVIEGFETATFRSKFDSWPQVTNVVVSEDGRGKVAALLKRQGVNVKGLLKADPVKEEPQPYIDCTGNLQVWRVSGNEKILIPASDQSKFYSGDCYIFQYSYPGDDRDEYLIGTWFGKQSVEEERASALSLVNKMVESLKFLPVQARIYEGSEPIQFHSIFQGFVVFKGGLSKGYKNYVAEKEIQDETYQEDGIALFRVQGSGPENMQAIQVDPVASSLNSSYCYILNSSSTVFTWTGSLTSSDNQELVERLLDLIKQPNVQSRPQKEGTESEQFWNLLGGKSEYPSQKIARDAESDPHLFSCTFSRGNLKVVEVHNFDQDDLMTEDMYILDNHSEIFVWVGQQVDSRSRLQALTIGEKFLEHDFLLENLSSKAPVYIITEGSEPPFFTRFFTWDSAKSSMHGNSFQRKLTIVKSGGTPTVDKPKRRPVAYGGRSAVPDKSQRSRSMSFSPERVRVRGRSPAFNALAANFENPNARNLSTPPPMNRKIFPKLISSDSAKLSVAKSSTLAALSASFERPPPAREAIIPRSIKEPTKPKPETSNNDKEKDKEKENNSVPVRIETLTIQEDVKEGEAEDEEGLTIYPYERLKTTSADPISDIDVTKRETYLSSEEFREKFGMTKDAFYKLPKWKQNKHKMALQLF
- the LOC111798151 gene encoding villin-4 isoform X1, translated to MAVSMRDLDPAFQGAGQKAGLEIWRIENFNPVPVPKSSYGKFFTGDSYIVLKTTSLKSGALRHDIHYWLGRDTTQDESGTAAIKTIELDAALGGRAVQYREVQGQETEKFLSCFKPCIIPQEGGFSSGFKHAEAEEHKTRLFVCKGKRVVHVKEVPFSRSSLNHDDIFVLDTKSKIFQFNGSNSSIQERAKALEVVQYVKDTYHNGKCEIAAIEDGKLMADSETGEFWGFFGGFAPLPRKTSSDEDKPLDSHSTKLFGIEKGQLEPVDAGSLTRDLLETHKCYILDGGYEVFVWMGRNTSLDDRKKATAAAEKLVHGPDRPRSQITCVIEGFETATFRSKFDSWPQVTNVVVSEDGRGKVAALLKRQGVNVKGLLKADPVKEEPQPYIDCTGNLQVWRVSGNEKILIPASDQSKFYSGDCYIFQYSYPGDDRDEYLIGTWFGKQSVEEERASALSLVNKMVESLKFLPVQARIYEGSEPIQFHSIFQGFVVFKGGLSKGYKNYVAEKEIQDETYQEDGIALFRVQGSGPENMQAIQVDPVASSLNSSYCYILNSSSTVFTWTGSLTSSDNQELVERLLDLIKQPNVQSRPQKEGTESEQFWNLLGGKSEYPSQKIARDAESDPHLFSCTFSRGNLKVVEVHNFDQDDLMTEDMYILDNHSEIFVWVGQQVDSRSRLQALTIGEKFLEHDFLLENLSSKAPVYIITEGSEPPFFTRFFTWDSAKSSMHGNSFQRKLTIVKSGGTPTVDKPKRRPVAYGGRSAVPDKSQRSRSMSFSPERVRVRGRSPAFNALAANFENPNARNLSTPPPMNRKIFPKLISSDSAKLSVAKSSTLAALSASFERPPPAREAIIPRSIKVTPEPTKPKPETSNNDKEKDKEKENNSVPVRIETLTIQEDVKEGEAEDEEGLTIYPYERLKTTSADPISDIDVTKRETYLSSEEFREKFGMTKDAFYKLPKWKQNKHKMALQLF
- the LOC111798151 gene encoding villin-4 isoform X2; protein product: MAVSMRDLDPAFQGAGQKAGLEIWRIENFNPVPVPKSSYGKFFTGDSYIVLKTTSLKSGALRHDIHYWLGRDTTQDESGTAAIKTIELDAALGGRAVQYREVQGQETEKFLSCFKPCIIPQEGGFSSGFKHAEAEEHKTRLFVCKGKRVVHVKEVPFSRSSLNHDDIFVLDTKSKIFQFNGSNSSIQERAKALEVVQYVKDTYHNGKCEIAAIEDGKLMADSETGEFWGFFGGFAPLPRKTSSDEDKPLDSHSTKLFGIEKGQLEPVDAGSLTRDLLETHKCYILDGGYEVFVWMGRNTSLDDRKKATAAAEKLVHGPDRPRSQITCVIEGFETATFRSKFDSWPQVTNVVVSEDGRGKVAALLKRQGVNVKGLLKADPVKEEPQPYIDCTGNLQVWRVSGNEKILIPASDQSKFYSGDCYIFQYSYPGDDRDEYLIGTWFGKQSVEEERASALSLVNKMVESLKFLPVQARIYEGSEPIQFHSIFQGFVVFKGGLSKGYKNYVAEKEIQDETYQEDGIALFRVQGSGPENMQAIQVDPVASSLNSSYCYILNSSSTVFTWTGSLTSSDNQELVERLLDLIKPNVQSRPQKEGTESEQFWNLLGGKSEYPSQKIARDAESDPHLFSCTFSRGNLKVVEVHNFDQDDLMTEDMYILDNHSEIFVWVGQQVDSRSRLQALTIGEKFLEHDFLLENLSSKAPVYIITEGSEPPFFTRFFTWDSAKSSMHGNSFQRKLTIVKSGGTPTVDKPKRRPVAYGGRSAVPDKSQRSRSMSFSPERVRVRGRSPAFNALAANFENPNARNLSTPPPMNRKIFPKLISSDSAKLSVAKSSTLAALSASFERPPPAREAIIPRSIKVTPEPTKPKPETSNNDKEKDKEKENNSVPVRIETLTIQEDVKEGEAEDEEGLTIYPYERLKTTSADPISDIDVTKRETYLSSEEFREKFGMTKDAFYKLPKWKQNKHKMALQLF
- the LOC111798151 gene encoding villin-4 isoform X4: MAVSMRDLDPAFQGAGQKAGLEIWRIENFNPVPVPKSSYGKFFTGDSYIVLKTTSLKSGALRHDIHYWLGRDTTQDESGTAAIKTIELDAALGGRAVQYREVQGQETEKFLSCFKPCIIPQEGGFSSGFKHAEAEEHKTRLFVCKGKRVVHVKEVPFSRSSLNHDDIFVLDTKSKIFQFNGSNSSIQERAKALEVVQYVKDTYHNGKCEIAAIEDGKLMADSETGEFWGFFGGFAPLPRKTSSDEDKPLDSHSTKLFGIEKGQLEPVDAGSLTRDLLETHKCYILDGGYEVFVWMGRNTSLDDRKKATAAAEKLVHGPDRPRSQITCVIEGFETATFRSKFDSWPQVTNVVVSEDGRGKVAALLKRQGVNVKGLLKADPVKEEPQPYIDCTGNLQVWRVSGNEKILIPASDQSKFYSGDCYIFQYSYPGDDRDEYLIGTWFGKQSVEEERASALSLVNKMVESLKFLPVQARIYEGSEPIQFHSIFQGFVVFKGGLSKGYKNYVAEKEIQDETYQEDGIALFRVQGSGPENMQAIQVDPVASSLNSSYCYILNSSSTVFTWTGSLTSSDNQELVERLLDLIKPNVQSRPQKEGTESEQFWNLLGGKSEYPSQKIARDAESDPHLFSCTFSRGNLKVVEVHNFDQDDLMTEDMYILDNHSEIFVWVGQQVDSRSRLQALTIGEKFLEHDFLLENLSSKAPVYIITEGSEPPFFTRFFTWDSAKSSMHGNSFQRKLTIVKSGGTPTVDKPKRRPVAYGGRSAVPDKSQRSRSMSFSPERVRVRGRSPAFNALAANFENPNARNLSTPPPMNRKIFPKLISSDSAKLSVAKSSTLAALSASFERPPPAREAIIPRSIKEPTKPKPETSNNDKEKDKEKENNSVPVRIETLTIQEDVKEGEAEDEEGLTIYPYERLKTTSADPISDIDVTKRETYLSSEEFREKFGMTKDAFYKLPKWKQNKHKMALQLF